The proteins below are encoded in one region of Tachypleus tridentatus isolate NWPU-2018 chromosome 4, ASM421037v1, whole genome shotgun sequence:
- the LOC143249049 gene encoding anoctamin-6-like isoform X2, producing MVPEFQHSRGNEKKLKGGISGVCHSISNLFASKTSKRQQFTTEYRRAREYLFDVLEKKYFFNPAQRSQIVDFILKRKRFSNNTNESYAFGITKLIKDRVYEAAFPLHEGIFWS from the exons ATG gtACCAGAGTTTCAGCATTCAAGgggtaatgaaaaaaaattaaaaggaggTATAAGTGGTGTTTGTCATTCAATTTCAAACCTCTTTGCCTCCAAAACATCAAAGAGGCAACAGTTTACAACTGAATATAGAAGAGCTAGGGAATACTT ATTTGATGTTCTagagaagaaatatttctttaacccAGCCCAACGTTCCCAAATTGTGGACTTcattttgaagagaaaaagatTCAGTAACAACACAAACGAATCTTATGCATTTG GAATAACAAAGCTTATCAAAGATCGTGTCTAcgaagctgcctttcctttacatGAG ggaaTATTTTGGAGTTAA
- the LOC143249049 gene encoding anoctamin-2-like isoform X1 — translation MVPEFQHSRGNEKKLKGGISGVCHSISNLFASKTSKRQQFTTEYRRAREYLFDVLEKKYFFNPAQRSQIVDFILKRKRFSNNTNESYAFGITKLIKDRVYEAAFPLHEGECHSSDDKAPRKWLLNNWA, via the exons ATG gtACCAGAGTTTCAGCATTCAAGgggtaatgaaaaaaaattaaaaggaggTATAAGTGGTGTTTGTCATTCAATTTCAAACCTCTTTGCCTCCAAAACATCAAAGAGGCAACAGTTTACAACTGAATATAGAAGAGCTAGGGAATACTT ATTTGATGTTCTagagaagaaatatttctttaacccAGCCCAACGTTCCCAAATTGTGGACTTcattttgaagagaaaaagatTCAGTAACAACACAAACGAATCTTATGCATTTG GAATAACAAAGCTTATCAAAGATCGTGTCTAcgaagctgcctttcctttacatGAG GGGGAATGTCATTCTTCAGATGACAAAGCTCCCAGGAAATGGTTATTAAACAACTGGGCttag